In Janibacter cremeus, a genomic segment contains:
- a CDS encoding glycosyltransferase family 2 protein yields MTLPDWLWLYPGLPLGIQLVYLFALVLIIATVGDTVMLAVVAGRERRRELPEVPESDYLWVFLVPALNEQVTIADSVARLDEARATHKVILVIDDGSDDATPEILADLTSDGLTVLRRDLPDARRGKAAALNAAWRRVHQLLSEPAYHQWRPHEVLVVVVDADGRLSPDAPQCLARHFGDPHMGGVQSLVRIYNRRGWLTWAQDVEFAVFGRLYQSGRSWWGTANMGGNGQANRLAALDTVVEGDGPWRHRLTEDQDVGVRLLGSGWKGAQDLEATVSQQGLSSLRRLYRQRTRWSQGAWESISLLRGLQQVDCRRLARVDIWFYLMTPVVQMVVGMGFAAAVLLAVISDLPLWGTSWQIAVFFLSLSFLSGVIGLLGRARGLAAKLLAVVLLVPYTIYSWLIFPVVVRALIRTLMGRSSWAKTAREPLEAGLHAEVEPDP; encoded by the coding sequence GTGACGCTTCCGGACTGGCTCTGGTTGTACCCGGGGCTGCCGTTGGGCATCCAGCTGGTCTACCTGTTTGCGCTGGTTCTCATCATCGCAACCGTCGGTGACACGGTGATGCTGGCCGTGGTGGCTGGGCGTGAGCGCCGCCGGGAACTGCCTGAGGTGCCAGAGAGCGACTACCTATGGGTCTTCCTGGTGCCGGCACTCAATGAGCAGGTCACCATTGCCGACAGCGTTGCGCGACTGGACGAAGCGCGGGCCACGCACAAGGTAATTCTTGTCATCGACGACGGCTCTGATGACGCGACCCCGGAGATCCTGGCGGATCTGACCAGCGACGGCCTGACCGTGCTGCGACGTGACTTGCCGGACGCCCGTCGGGGGAAGGCCGCGGCGCTCAATGCCGCGTGGAGACGAGTGCACCAACTCCTCAGCGAACCGGCCTATCATCAGTGGCGGCCACACGAGGTCCTCGTGGTCGTGGTTGACGCCGACGGTCGCCTTTCCCCGGACGCACCGCAGTGCCTGGCTCGGCATTTCGGCGACCCACATATGGGTGGTGTCCAGTCCCTAGTGCGCATATACAACCGGCGCGGGTGGTTGACGTGGGCACAGGATGTTGAGTTCGCTGTATTCGGCCGGTTGTATCAGTCCGGACGATCGTGGTGGGGCACAGCCAACATGGGGGGTAACGGTCAAGCGAACCGTCTGGCCGCGCTGGACACGGTCGTCGAGGGGGACGGTCCATGGCGGCACCGGCTCACCGAGGACCAAGATGTCGGTGTCCGGTTGCTTGGGAGCGGGTGGAAGGGTGCTCAGGATCTGGAGGCGACGGTCTCGCAGCAGGGATTGTCGTCCTTGCGTCGTCTCTACCGGCAGCGGACCCGCTGGTCGCAAGGGGCATGGGAGTCAATCTCGCTGCTTCGCGGTCTGCAACAGGTGGATTGCCGAAGGCTGGCCCGGGTCGACATCTGGTTCTACCTCATGACACCTGTGGTTCAGATGGTCGTGGGCATGGGCTTTGCCGCCGCTGTGCTTCTGGCGGTAATCAGCGATCTCCCGCTGTGGGGGACCTCGTGGCAGATCGCCGTGTTCTTCCTCTCACTGTCCTTCTTGTCCGGCGTCATCGGCCTCCTGGGCAGAGCCCGAGGCCTTGCGGCGAAGCTGCTCGCTGTCGTCCTGCTCGTGCCCTACACCATTTACTCGTGGCTGATCTTCCCGGTCGTGGTCCGTGCACTCATCCGGACGCTTATGGGTCGATCGAGTTGGGCAAAGACCGCACGTGAGCCGTTGGAGGCCGGCCTGCACGCTGAGGTCGAGCCCGACCCGTGA